In Cydia splendana chromosome 3, ilCydSple1.2, whole genome shotgun sequence, one DNA window encodes the following:
- the LOC134806382 gene encoding teneurin-m isoform X6 has product MNGLDKCFFDQRESQQHGDDCSYSYISLGRLHPYGSGSGSGSSCGSGRRARSRGLSDSPAPTTPTSTDNGSDATLTDSELPTARDSTLLVHNGMLRSTYDRSDHERCLLDGTRPPPDVPPRNPTMSRLNGRITGNPADLADFEPSCLVRTPSGNFYVPSGDIQKNPSMDYKSNSSCSSPGKDKSTLERMDRNERHPAFGAPVPVLPVRNNLRATHFPPAASRFHFRKGLSSRCSWKCTAVVFIVLFVLLLAIASYTSASYFVTSYHNANPCSVVVGESTEVFPASKATTLESNKSLARPHQTPATGSGARTFPAQSFPPDGTTFKQINLGEKLSEEIPPYSYWNMQFYQSEASYVKFDYMIPRGASIGVYARRNALPTHTQYHFLEVLSGFKARSTRASHPSVKKEVTHYMEQGHWFLSLYNDDGDPREISFIAAVAEDMTHNCPNGCSGKGECLMGHCQCQPGFGGDDCSESVCPVLCSQRGEYINGECQCNPGWKGKECSLRHDECEVPDCNGHGHCVNGKCSCVRGYKGKFCAEVDCPHPTCSGHGFCIEGACVCKKGWKGLDCATMDKDALQCLPDCSGHGTFDVDTQTCTCHARWSGEDCSKEVCDLDCGPHGRCVGESCVCDPGWTGEFCTSKLCDARCSDHGQCKNGTCLCVSGWNGRHCTLEGCPRGCAGHGQCRVANDGHWECKCFDGWDGPDCTTLKEQICDDGKDNDKDGLVDCEDPECCQSVACKGSQLCVSSPKPTDILLRKQPPAITASFFERMKFLIDEGSLQNYAKQETFNESMFWNHFNTSRSAVIRGRVVTSLGSGLVGVRVSTSTPLEGFTLTRDDGWFDLLVNGGGAVTLHFGRAPFKRSSQVVFVPWNEVVIIDSVVMTTADEKGGSGPPQACLAHDYDAMKPVVLATWKHGFQGACPDKSAILAESQVVQESLQIPGTGLNLVYHSSRAAGYLSTIQLQLTPEKVPPTLALIHLRITIEGILFEKTFEADPVIKFTYPWNRLNVYRQRVYGVTTALVKVGYQYTDCKDIIWNVQTTKLSGHDMSISDVGGWNLDIHHRYNFHEGILQKGDGTNTYLKHKPRLIITAMGDGRQRGLECAECWGAARRQRLLAPVALAADPAGALYVGDFNLVRKIKPDGEVVTLVKLNATRVSYRYHMALSPLDGTLYISDPESHQIIKVRNTEDYSDPEHNWETVVGSGERCLPGDEAHCGDGALARDAKLAYPKGVAVSIDNVLYFADGTNIRMVDRDGIITTVIGNHMHRAHWKPIPCEGTLSVEEVHLRWPTELAINPLDNSLHIIDDHMILQMAPDGRVKVIAGRPLHCPSPLTGYDMELATYATLVMPQSIAFGAAGDLYVAESDSQRINRVRLITTDGKISLYAGAESKCNCLERGCDCFEADHFLASNSKFNTISAVIVSPDGIVHIADQANYRIRSVMASIPDASGSREYEIYSPDTQEVYVFNRFGQHIMTKNILTGENNYVFTYNVNTSNGKLSTVTDAAGNKVFLLRDYASQVNSIENTKGQKCRLKMSRMKMLQELRTPDNFNVTFDYHGTTGLLKAKYDSTGRSYIYKYDEFGRLTSAVTPTGRIINLTFDLSLKGATVLVSENNKRPISILIKGSSVNTKVGEAEKKTIISTDGSISTSMPWGHVISTDTVPYTILSEIDPILGESYPVPAKQRTEVGGDLANRFEWRYFLRRLQSNKGKSSKAVAQIGRKLRVNGENLLTLEYDRDSSTVAVFMDDKVELLNVTYDRTARPVKWGPRNGIFAEVELEYDRFSRLTSWRWGDLNETYGFDRAGRLHEIKYGDGSSLAYSFRDMFTSLPLKVTTPRGSDYLLDYDDSGALQNLTTPRGHIHTFALMTSLGYFKYQYFSPMNRHPYEILYNDDGHILAKIFPHQSGKILYVYDQAGKLETILAGASAIRYVYHENTHLVKNVEITDPDYDLKQDYKYHAGILKDEKMKFNSKSGLNNAHFKYQYDGNARLSTIDVNINSKEMPQLRLKYNQNLGTLEGVSDLRIYRNTFNRSVMQDTSKQYFTITDYDDHGRIKTVLMNIKSFDVFRLELEYDARNRIKSKKMLIGDTSSSERISYNFDGHLMEVVGSEDDWKYVYDENGNVIGVIEHGEKRYLGYDIGDRVVQYGDIEFSSYDGRGFVIRRGEQKYRYNSRGQFVHAFERDKFQMWYYYDNRNRLVAWKDDKNNVTQFFYTNPQTPNLITHMHYPKTEKTVRFLYDQRNFLTCIETEDQRFYVATDHNGSPLVVFDVNGEIIKEIKRSPFGKIIKDTNPGFYVPVDFHGGIFDYNTNLVYLDNRLYDPIVGQWMTPSWEHLATKLSLPTDIFIYRFKNNDPINKNQNVPYMTNLGSWLELYGYDLSKMMGSRYITDMIFQPITSVTAPHLAPDFGVMSGLQCIIEKVNDKLSDIDFVPTPLLKMEPITRNLLPRVSYKRGVFGSGVLISRVDGRAYISVADGANSVVEDVITTVFNNSYFLDVHFSIHDQDVFYFVKDNSLKIRDDMEELRRLSGKFNVSQDETNDQGLEVRVHAVGKGSAQAVIVLRYGVEPAAERLKLLKHAHKRAAARAWEREKALVAAGWEGRGVWTEEEKEELISHGVVDGWAAKDVHSVSRYPQLADDPANIVFVRDGRRKRRKSGRSRHRS; this is encoded by the exons GCTGCTTGCTGGACGGAACGCGCCCGCCACCTGATGTGCCACCGCGCAACCCGACCATGTCACGACTGAACGGCCGCATCACCGGCAACCCCGCCGACTTGGCCGACTTCGAGCCCTCGTGTCTCGTGCGCACGCCCTCTGGCAACTTCTACGTGCCTTCAG GCGACATACAGAAGAATCCATCGATGGATTACAAATCAAACTCCTCGTGTAGTAGTCCAGGCAAGGACAAGAGCACCCTCGAGAGGATGGACCGTAACGAGCGGCACCCCGCCTTCGGGGCGCCGGTACCGGTGCTCCCCGTCAGGAATAACCTGCGGGCGACCCACTTCCCCCCGGCTGCCTCGCGGTTCCACTTTAGGAAAGGCCTCTCTTCTAGATGTTCCTGGAAGTGTACTGCTGTAGTGTTCATAGTGTTGTTCGTTCTTCTTTTAGCAATTGCGTCTTATACATCAG CATCATACTTCGTAACCTCATATCATAACGCGAACCCATGTTCAGTGGTCGTTGGTGAGTCCACTGAGGTGTTTCCGGCGTCGAAAGCGACGACGCTGGAGTCCAACAAGTCTCTAGCACGACCGCATCAGACGCCGGCCACTGGCTCAG GTGCGCGAACATTCCCCGCACAGTCGTTCCCGCCAGACGGGACGACATTCAAACAAATTAACTTAGGTGAAAAATTATCAGAAGAAATCCCTCCATATAGTTACTGGAATATGCAGTTTTATCAGTCAGAAGCTTCTTACGTCAAGTTCGACTACATGATACCTCGGGGAGCTTCAATTGGCGTGTATGCGAGGCGAAATGCTTTGCCCACTCATACGCAATACCACTTCCTTGAAGTCCTTAGCGGTTTCAAGGCGAGATCCACGAGAGCTTCACAT ccaTCCGTAAAGAAAGAAGTAACGCATTACATGGAGCAAGGCCACTGGTTCCTATCGCTTTACAACGACGACGGCGATCCCAGGGAAATATCCTTCATCGCGGCGGTGGCTGAAGACATGACCCATAATTGCCCTAACGGCTGCTCAGGCAAGGGTGAGTGCCTTATGGGCCATTGCCAATGTCAGCCAGGATTTGGAGGAGACGACTGTAGCGAGA GTGTATGTCCAGTTCTATGCAGTCAACGCGGCGAATACATCAACGGTGAATGCCAGTGCAACCCCGGCTGGAAGGGCAAAGAGTGCTCCCTCCGACACGACGAGTGCGAAGTGCCCGACTGCAACGGCCACGGCCACTGCGTGAACGGGAAGTGTTCTTGTGTGAGGGGATACAAGGGGAAATTCTGCGCCGAAGTCGACTGCCCACACCCGACCTGCTCGGGCCATGGGTTCTGCATCGAAGGGGCCTGTGTCTGCAAGAAAGGGTGGAAAGGACTGGACTGTGCGACTATGGACAAGGACGCGCTTCAGTGTCTGCCGGACTGCTCTGGCCATGGGACCTTTGATGTTGACACGCAAACTTGTACGTGCCATGCTAGGTGGTCGGGCGAGGACTGCTCCAAAG AGGTGTGCGACCTCGACTGCGGCCCGCACGGCAGATGTGTGGGAGAGTCATGTGTCTGTGACCCCGGCTGGACCGGCGAATTCTGCACGTCTAAACTCTGCGATGCGCGCTGCAGCGACCACGGACAATGCAAGAATGGAACCTGCCTCTGCGTGTCTGGCTGGAACGGGAGACATTGCACGCTGGAGGGCTGTCCACGAGGCTGTGCCGGCCACGGCCAGTGCCGAGTGGCCAATGATGGCCACTGGGAGTGCAAATGTTTCGACGGCTGGGACGGTCCCGACTGCACAACGCTGAAAGAGCAGATTTGTGATGATGGAAAGGATAATGATAAAG ATGGCCTTGTGGACTGCGAAGACCCGGAATGCTGTCAATCCGTCGCCTGCAAGGGAAGCCAGCTCTGCGTGTCGTCTCCCAAGCCCACCGACATCCTGCTGCGGAAGCAGCCGCCCGCCATCACGGCTTCCTTCTTCGAGAGGATGAAGTTCCTCATCGACGAAGGTAGTCTGCAGAACTATGCCAAACAGGAGACCTTTAATGAGAG TATGTTTTGGAATCACTTCAATACGAG CCGTTCAGCGGTGATCCGAGGCCGTGTGGTCACCTCGTTGGGCTCCGGGCTGGTGGGCGTGAGGGTGTCCACGTCCACGCCGCTGGAGGGCTTCACGCTCACGCGGGACGACGGCTGGTTCGACCTGCTCGTGAACGGCGGTGGCGCGGTCACCCTACACTTTGGACGGGCGCCGTTCAAGCGCTCTTCGCAAGTTGTCTTCGTGCCTTGGAATGAG GTTGTGATAATCGACTCGGTGGTGATGACGACGGCGGACGAGAAGGGCGGGTCGGGCCCGCCGCAGGCGTGCCTGGCGCACGACTACGACGCCATGAAGCCCGTGGTGCTCGCCACGTGGAAGCACGGCTTCCAGGGCGCCTGTCCCGACAAGAGCGCCATACTCGCCGAGTCACAG GTCGTTCAAGAAAGTCTCCAAATCCCCGGCACAGGCTTAAACCTGGTATACCACAGCTCTCGGGCTGCTGGCTATTTATCCACCATCCAACTTCAGTTGACGCCCGAAAAAGTACCCCCAACTTTAGCCCTCATCCATCTGAGAATCACGATCGAGGGCATCCTGTTCGAAAAGACGTTCGAAGCCGATCCCGTCATCAAATTCACGTATCCGTGGAACCGGCTAAACGTGTATCGACAAAGAGTGTATGGAGTCACCACGGCGCTGGTGAAAGTTGGCTACCAATACACAGATTGCAAGGACATCATCTGGAACGTGCAAACGACGAAACTGAGCGGGCACGATATGAGCATATCTGACGTCGGCGGCTGGAATCTCGATATTCATCACAGATACAACTTCCATGAAG GTATCCTGCAGAAGGGCGACGGCACGAACACGTACCTGAAGCACAAGCCGCGGCTGATCATCACGGCCATGGGCGACGGGCGGCAGCGCGGGCTGGAGTGCGCGGAGTGCtggggcgcggcgcggcggcagcGCCTGCTGGCGCCCGTGGCGCTGGCGGCCGACCCTGCCGGCGCGCTGTACGTCGGCGACTTCAACCTCGTGCGCAAGATCAAGCCCGACGGCGAGGTCGTGACCCTCGTCAAACTCAA CGCCACTCGAGTTTCCTACCGGTACCACATGGCCCTGTCCCCGCTCGACGGCACGCTGTACATCTCCGACCCCGAATCCCATCAGATCATTAAAGTCCGCAACACCGAGGACTACAGCGACCCCGAGCACAACTGGGAGACGGTGGTCGGCTCCGGCGAGAGATGTCTGCCTGGAGACGAGGCCCACTGCGGCGACGGTGCTCTAGCCCGAGATGCCAAGCTGGCCTACCCGAAAGGAGTGGCGGTATCCATTGACAACGTCCTATACTTCGCCGACGGAACTAACATTCGCATGGTCGACAGAGATGGCATCATCACTACGGTCATCGGCAATCACATGCACAGAGCGCACTGGAAACCGATCCCTTGCGAAGGAACCTTAAGCGTAGAGGAAGTCCATCTGAGGTGGCCTACAGAACTCGCCATCAATCCTTTGGACAACAGCCTCCATATTATCGACGATCATATGATTCTACAGATGGCTCCGGATGGCAGGGTTAAAGTGATCGCTGGACGTCCCCTGCACTGCCCATCGCCGTTGACCGGCTACGATATGGAACTGGCGACTTATGCTACTTTGGTGATGCCGCAGAGCATTGCCTTTGGAGCTGCCGGTGACTTGTACGTAGCTGAAAGTGATTCTCAGAGAATAAATAGAGTGCGTCTGATAACTACTGATGGCAAAATCTCCCTTTATGCTGGCGCGGAATCTAAGTGCAACTGTTTGGAACGCGGCTGCGATTGCTTCGAGGCCGATCATTTCCTAGCTTCCAATTCCAAGTTCAATACGATCTCAGCCGTGATTGTGAGCCCGGACGGTATCGTGCACATAGCAGACCAGGCAAACTATAGAATTCGATCAGTCATGGCCAGTATACCTGACGCCAGTGGATCGAGAGAGTATGAGATATATTCACCCGATACGCAGGAAGTTTACGTTTTCAACAGATTCGGTCAGCACATCATGACAAAGAACATTCTGACCGGCGAAAATAACTATGTGTTCACTTACAACGTAAATACCAGCAACGGCAAGTTGAGCACAGTTACCGACGCGGCCGGTAACAAAGTCTTCCTCTTACGTGATTATGCCAGCCAAGTCAATTCGATAGAGAACACCAAGGGACAGAAATGCAGACTCAAAATGTCCAGAATGAAAATGTTACAAGAATTACGAACACCCGACAATTTCAATGTAACCTTCGACTATCACGGTACCACTGGATTACTTAAGGCTAAATACGATAGCACTGGACGTAGCTACATCTACAAGTATGATGAGTTCGGTAGACTAACTTCAGCCGTTACCCCGACCGGCAGAATCATCAACTTGACCTTCGACCTGAGCCTTAAAGGCGCCACAGTTCTGGTGAGCGAAAACAATAAGAGACCCATTTCTATTCTCATTAAGGGTTCTTCTGTTAACACTAAGGTCGGAGAAGCAGAAAAGAAGACGATCATTTCTACGGACGGTAGCATCTCCACCAGTATGCCGTGGGGACATGTCATTTCAACGGACACAGTTCCGTACACAATTCTCTCCGAAATAGATCCCATTTTGGGCGAAAGCTACCCCGTGCCCGCGAAGCAGAGAACTGAAGTTGGCGGTGATTTAGCAAACCGATTTGAATGGAGATACTTCTTGCGCAGATTGCAATCTAACAAGGGAAAGAGCAGCAAAGCCGTGGCTCAGATCGGTCGCAAGCTGAGAGTGAACGGTGAGAACCTTCTGACGCTCGAATACGATAGAGACTCCTCCACTGTAGCCGTGTTCATGGATGATAAGGTGGAGTTACTGAACGTCACGTACGATAGAACTGCGAGGCCCGTGAAGTGGGGACCGCGGAATGGTATCTTCGCCGAGGTTGAACTGGAGTATGACAGATTCAGCCGACTCACCAGTTGGAGATGGGGCGATCTAAATGAAACCTACGGTTTCGACCGAGCTGGCCGATTGCACGAGATCAAATACGGTGACGGGTCGTCCTTGGCCTATTCCTTCAGGGACATGTTTACAAGTCTTCCACTGAAGGTCACGACTCCTAGAGGCAGCGATTATCTGTTAGACTACGACGACTCTGGCGCGCTCCAGAACTTGACCACGCCAAGAGGACACATCCACACCTTCGCACTGATGACTTCGCTAGGCTATTTCAAGTACCAATATTTCTCGCCGATGAACAGACATCCTTATGAAATCCTATACAACGATGACGGACACATTTTGGCTAAGATCTTCCCGCACCAATCTGGTAAGATATTGTACGTGTACGACCAGGCGGGCAAGTTGGAGACGATATTGGCTGGCGCGTCCGCTATCCGCTACGTGTACCACGAAAATACTCACCTGGTGAAGAATGTCGAAATAACGGACCCCGATTACGATCTCAAACAGGACTATAAGTACCACGCCGGCATTCTCAAAGACGAGAAGATGAAATTCAACTCCAAGAGTGGCCTTAACAATGCCCACTTCAAATATCAATATGATGGCAACGCCAGGCTTTCAACGATTGACGTTAACATTAACAGCAAGGAAATGCCCCAGTTGAGACTGAAGTACAACCAAAATTTGGGTACCTTAGAAGGAGTAAGCGACTTGAGGATCTACAGGAACACATTCAATCGATCCGTCATGCAAGACACGAGCAAGCAATACTTCACCATCACCGACTACGACGACCACGGCAGAATAAAAACGGTGCTCATGAATATTAAATCATTCGATGTCTTCCGCCTCGAACTTGAATACGATGCCAGAAACAGAATCAAGTCTAAAAAGATGCTGATCGGCGATACGTCTTCCAGCGAACGAATCAGTTACAACTTCGACGGACATCTCATGGAAGTGGTCGGCTCCGAAGACGATTGGAAATACGTTTACGATGAGAACGGTAACGTCATTGGTGTGATCGAGCACGGAGAGAAACGGTACCTGGGCTACGATATCGGTGATAGGGTCGTCCAGTACGGCGACATTGAGTTCAGCAGCTACGACGGCCGAGGCTTCGTTATTAGGAGGGGAGAACAGAAATACCGCTACAATTCCCGAGGACAGTTCGTGCATGCCTTCGAAAGGGACAAATTCCAGATGTGGTACTACTACGATAACAGAAACCGTCTGGTCGCCTGGAAGGACGATAAGAATAACGTCACCCAATTCTTCTACACCAATCCTCAAACTCCTAATCTGATCACACACATGCACTATCCTAAAACCGAGAAGACCGTGAGGTTCCTGTACGACCAGCGAAACTTCCTTACTTGCATAGAAACGGAAGACCAGAGGTTCTATGTTGCCACAGACCACAACGGCTCGCCGCTCGTAGTGTTCGACGTCAACGGTGAAATCATAAAAGAAATCAAACGCAGCCCCTTCGGAAAGATAATCAAAGACACCAACCCCGGTTTCTACGTGCCCGTAGACTTCCACGGcggtatatttgattacaacACGAATCTGGTATATCTCGACAACAGGCTGtacgacccgatagtcgggcAATGGATGACGCCGAGCTGGGAGCACCTGGCGACCAAACTCAGTCTTCCAACGGATATTTTTATCTACAGATTTAAGAACAACGATCCGATAAATAAGAACCAGAACGTACCGTACATGACGAACCTGGGCAGCTGGCTGGAACTGTACGGCTACGACTTGAGCAAGATGATGGGATCGAGGTACATCACCGACATGATCTTCCAACCGATAACTTCCGTGACGGCGCCGCATTTGGCGCCCGATTTCGGTGTGATGTCTGGTCTTCAGTGCATCATTGAGAAG GTGAACGACAAACTGTCGGACATCGACTTCGTGCCGACGCCGCTCCTGAAGATGGAGCCGATCACGCGCAACCTGCTGCCGCGCGTGTCGTACAAGCGCGGCGTGTTCGGGTCCGGCGTGCTGATCTCGCGCGTGGACGGCCGCGCCTACATCAGCGTCGCCGACGGCGCCAATAGCGTCGTCGAGGACGTCATCACCACCGTCTTCAACAACTCTTACTTCCTCGACGTACACTTCAGCATACACGATCAGGACGTCTTCTACTTCGTCAAAGATAATTCGCTGAAGATCAGAGATGATATGGAGGAGCTGAGACGGTTGTCTGGGAAGTTCAACGTGTCGCAGGATGAAACGAATGATCAAGGCTTAGag GTTCGAGTGCACGCGGTGGGCAAAGGGTCGGCGCAAGCGGTGATCGTGCTGCGCTACGGCGTGGAGCCGGCGGCGGAGCGGCTGAAGCTGCTGAAGCACGCGCACaagcgggcggcggcgcgcgcctgGGAGCGCGAGAAGGCGCTGGTGGCGGCCGGCTGGGAGGGCCGCGGCGTCTGGACCGAGGAGGAGAAGGAGGAGCTCATCTCGCACGGCGTCGTCGACGGCTGGGCCGCCAAGGACGTGCACTCCGTCTCCAGGTACCCGCAGCTGGCCGACGACCCCGCCAACATCGTCTTCGTGCGCGACGGCCGGCGGAAACGGAGAAAGAGCGGCCGCTCGCGCCACCGCTCGTGA